From the genome of Methanoregula boonei 6A8:
TACTGCCCAGAGGGCAAGCCAGCAGGACCTTGCAAAGAAGATGGAGGAAGTTGCGGCCTTAAAGAAGCGCTCCGATATCATTGTCATGCAGAACCCCATGCCCATCATGCTTATGGATCCCTCCTTTAAGATCCTCATGGCAAACGAGGCCTACACAAATCTCACCGGCCTCTCAAAAGAAAAAATCCATGGCATGAGCGCACGGGAGTTTAAGATACTCTCCCAGTCCGGGGAGGGGCTCAAAAAAGTGCTTGAAAAGAAGGCCAGGAGCTATGGCGAGGTTACCATCGAGTTTCCAAGAGGCCTGCGCATTCTCGAACAGTACGGCATCCCCATGCTGGATGCACAGCAGAACCTCTCCACGATCCTCTGTGTGTATGTGGATGTGACCGCCCGGCGCGAACAGGAGAATAAGATCCGGGCCATGATGGACGAGGCCAAGGCAAATGCCGAACTGCTCTCCGCGAGTGCTGCCGAGCTCCAGACCGGGCTTGCACGGATCGCTGCCGGAGATCTCACATACCAGCTCAGCATCGATGAGGCAGACCCGCTGGTGCGGCTCAAGAAAGATTACAACTCGTCCGTTGCTGCAATACGGTCGGTCATTGCCGAACTGATGCAGTCAATCCGGAAACTGGATGTGACCATCCAGGACACCATCAAAAGTACTGACGAGATTGCAAAAGCTACCGAGCAGGTGGCCATATCCTCCCAGAAGGCAACCGACAATTCCAAGGAGCAGCTCGCCGGCGTGGAGAAGATCTCCGTCACCGTCTCGGACATCTCTGCTTCCATCGAGGAGATCGCAAGCACTTCCCACGATGTTATGGCTCATGCCGGAAAAGCGGCGGAGGAGGGATCCCATGCCGCAAGCGTGGGCAAGACTGCAACAGACAAGATGCAGGCAGTAGAGAAGATCTCGCAGCAGAGTGTCAATGAGATCACGGCGTTGAACGAGCAGATGCGCCAGATCACAAAGATCGTCAACCTGATTACCGATATTGCAAACCAGACAAACCTGCTTGCCCTAAACGCTGCGATCGAGGCCGCAAGAGCCGGCGAGCACGGTCGCGGGTTTGCCGTTGTTGCCGGGGAAGTAAAGAACCTTGCCGGGGAGTCCAAGAAGGCAAGCAACCAGATCGAGACCCTCATTAAGGCCATCCAGACAAAAAGCGAAGTTACGGCGACATCCATCCAGGACTCCTTTGTGCAGATTAAGGGCGGCATCGAGAGCGTGAACATGACGGTCGAATCGCTCAATAAGATCATAGCCGAGGCAAGCGTGGTCTCCCAGGGACTTGCCGAGATCACCAAAGCCACCGAGAGCCAGGCGCAGGCCACTTCCGGCCTGATGGCAGGGATTGACACGCTCAGGAGATCGACCGAAAACAACCAGCACCGGATGGAGGATATGGCGGCCCTTGCACAGGAAACCAGTGCCTCCACAGAAGAGATCGCCAGTGCTTCTGCCGAACTCTCGATCATGGCAGAGCGCTGCTCCGGGATGATGAAGGAGTTCCATACCTGATTTTGCGGTTGTGCAAAATGCATGAGTATTGCACTCCTGTTTTTTGCCATCCCCACAGTCAGCCAGAAGCACTACGGGACAGGAGCATACCATGACCTTAGAGAAAGACGACGGTTTTTCCGCCCTGAAGCGGTATATCGAGCAGACGTTAAAGATCCAGTGTTCCAACTACAAGGAGGACTACATCAAGCGCCGGCTCCTCTCACGCATGCGGTCCACCGGCACCTCGGCATATGACGAATATCTCCGGTACCTGCGCGAGCACGAACCGGAGCTCGAAAACTTGAGAAACGCACTCACGATAAACGTTACAGAGTTCTTCCGCGATGCCGACGTGTATAATCTTATCAAAAAGGAGGTATTCCCCGCACTCTTCAAAGGCAGGAAGACAATCAGGATTTGGTGCGCCGGCTGCTCGACCGGCGAAGAGCCGTATTCCCTTGCCATGATGCTCTCGGATATGATGGCTGCTGACAAGACCATCTCCGGCCAGATCTTTGCCACCGATATCGATGAGGTGGTGCTCAAGAAGGCAAAAGAGGGGATTTATCCGGAGAAATCCATGGGTAAACTCTCTGAGACCCAGGTTCACCGCCATTTCACGAAGCTTCCCGACGGTAATTTCCAGGTAAAACCGCATCTCCAGTCGCTCATCCGGTTCCGCCCCCACGATCTTATGAGCGGCCAGCCGATCTCGCGCTACCTGGACATGATCAGCTGCCGGAACGTGACCATCTACTTTACCGAGAAGCAGAAAGATGAACTGGCAAAAATGTTCCATGCAGCGCTCGTGCCCGGCGGGTACTACGTGATGGGCAAGACCGAATATCTCGGGCGAGAGGTAGAAGGGCTCTTTTCGCCGGTCAATTCCATCCAGAAAATTTACACAAGAAAAGACTAGCCCGTTTTTTAGTGGCGCTGGCGGTCGTCGACCTCTTTTTTGTCTTCCTTGCCAATATTTTTGGTCAGTTCAGCCTGCATGGCCTTGCGCGAGGCCTGGGACTTTATCTGGTTGTACACGGTGACAAAGTTGATGCCCACGACCACGATCACAAGCATCAGGCTCACCCAGAGCATGGTGCCGTTTACAGTCAGAAACGCGGCCCAGAGAAGAACGACAAACGAGATCAGGTAAAAGATCACCCATGTCCTCAGGCCGGGAACATCCATATCATCAATATTTACCAAAGGAGTACTAAACCGTTTCCGAAAAAGCCGGTAGCCGCGGAGGACGGGGCCCTTTTGCGCCATCGGATCGTCACGGTTTTATCGCACCGATGCCAGTAATACGTGTGGACAAGGGAGATCTTTTCACGCTCGCCGGCGGCTTTGCGGTGATCCTGATCATTGCTGTTGTCGCTAACTCAGGACTTCTCCCGTCACTCCATCCGGGCACACCAGTGACACCGGAGGGGCCGGGAGTGCAGGTGACCGCCACCCCGACTGCAGTACCCGCCACGGTCCTTACCACACCCACTCCCACGCCGACCGCTAACCTGACCCCGCAACCTCCGGCAGCCCCGACCCGTATCCTGTTCACAAATAACCCCTTTACGTACCCGATGATCCATCTCCCCGATCGCATGACAACCTTTGGTACGTCCAATATCCCCCTGCGATCGAACGATACCGTGACGTTTGCCTATGTCACGGATTCACGCGGCGGTCTTACCACAATCTTTACCGTACCCTACGAGGTGTGGGCGCTCAATATCAGTGTCAATGCAACCACCCGGCCCCAGTACTCGGACTTTAAGATGGTGCTCTGCGATGCAAAGACCGGTACCATTCTCACCGGATCAGAGATCCAGAACGGAGGGTCGATGTACAAGGTGGTCAGGAACACCGGGCCGGTGTACATGATCATCAGTGTCAGCTATGTGGATTCGTACACAATCTTGATGGAAACGCCGTACGAATATTATGTAAAAGCCGCTGCACCCGGAACAACATGACCAGATGAGAAAAGGGGGCCCGAAAGTGTGCCCCTGCAGGGGGAAGATCAGGAAATCTTTTCCACGGTTACCCGTACGCGGTCGCCGGCCACAAAACCATGGCCCTTGGGGATATCGATGTTGAACCAGAGAGCCCCGGGGTTGTCCTGGGTACAGTCCTGGGACATGAGGCAGTCCTTGACCTCGTTGATATCGGCAACAAACTCAATGGGTGCTTCGAATGCGTGTTTTGCCATAAGTAAAGAATGCGGGGAGGACTAAAAAAAGTTTAGAGGGCACGGGGCGTGACCATCCACGTCGTGCTGTTCGAATAGCTCCACCTGATGATGGACAACTCCTTGCACATGTCGGCAAGGATCGCCATATTCGTTCCCACTTCCTTTGGGGAGAGACCAAGGTCCTTTGCAATGTACTTCGATTTGAAGTAGTGCTTGCCTTTGTTTATCCCTGTATGAAGGTAGGAGACGATTTTGTGCTGGGTTTCATTGTACTTATCGCGTATGTTCGTGCCTGTTGACATATTTCGCCTCAGCAATACGAATGCATATAGATCAAGTCCTATATATAAATATCTGATGGTTGCGGTAAGATTAATGGTTTTTTTTCCAAGAGTGTCACAATCTTGACATGAAACAATTCAAATCGGGCAAATTTCTGGCCGAATTTTTTCCGGCAGGATTCTACATTATTTTCAAAAATCCGGGGCAACGATCGGGCCGGAGCGGAAAAATAAGGGGTCGCTCCCTCACTGCTGGACCGGTGCTTCGGCGATCTTTGCAATGAGTGCTTCGAGCACCGGCTCCCTCATGCCTTCGACAAACTTGATGCTGCCCACGACAAGGTGGCCGCCGCCCGAGATTCCGCCCCCGGGGATCTCGTTGTGAAGTTCGCGGACCATACGGGGGATGTTCATGTGCACGCCCCGGGACCGGAGCACGGCAAAGTCCGGGCCAAAGCCGATCGTGACCACCGGTTTTCCCTCGTTCTGTCTGCAGAGCCGGTCGTGAACCTCACCGGAGGTCTTCCCCGGCGGCGGGAAGGTGAACTTGTGGGCATGGATCTCCACGTCAATGAGGAAGAGTTTTGCCTCATTTTTGAGAACACGGGGAACGACGTGGGGCATGCAGGCGTTCATCTGGTCCTCGATCATGGCATTTGCCCCGTCCACGAGCAGGCCGACAAGTTTTATGTGCCGCTCGTGGTTGCCCACGAGATCGAGCACATCTTTTACTATCTCCCGGCCATCGTTGAACCGGAGCCAGAACTGCTCGTAATCAAGGGCAAGCGCAATATCCTTGCAGGCCTGCTCGGGGTACTGGTCGCGGACAAGCGCGAGGTAATGTCCCCGCTCGGGGGCTTCGCTCCGGTCCCCGACCGCGGCAACCGCCGGCAGGTGGCGGATGAGCGGCTCGACCCTGGGGTTGATCAGCCGGGCCACTTCGGTGCCAAGCATCCCTGCCGTGACCCCGAAGTCTCCGCCCACGTGGTACGGGTTCACGTGCCCGACCAGGTACTTGTCGATAGTCGCATCCGGGTGGTGGTGGTCGATGACCACGAACGGGATCTCGTACACGCTTGCGATCTTGTAGGACGGTTCGTCCTCTTCGGTGGAGCCATTATCGGTGAGGATCACAAGGGGCATCTTCTGGCCGAAGCGTGCATGGTCCTTGAGTGCAAAGTCCAGGTCACGGGTGATGTCCTCGATCTCGTAGAAGGGCGCCTTTGACGGTGCACGCTTGAAGAGATAATAGTCAGCGTCAAAGTCCCCGCCGGACTCGCGGATGAGCGAAACCACTGCCTGCTCGATGGCAACCGCGGAGCAGATGCCATCGGCATCGGCGTGGTGGCGGAGGATGATCGGTTGGGCGGTAAAGACCGCCCGCCGGATGATCTTTGCCACCTTGCGCATCTCGGGCATGAGGCTGTCAAGCACATCGCTTTTCACCATCGGCTTGATGTTCTCGGGCTCTGCCCGTGCATCAAGAGCGGTCTCGATCCGGGCCCGGACGGTTTTCTCCTCCTCATCAGAAAGCGCAGTCACCGCATCGGCCTCGATCTGCAACTGGTTGTTGCGCATCATGACCTCGCCGATGACTTTGACTATCATGTTGAGCTCGACCTCGGGAAAGGCCCGGACACCGGCTTCGACGAATGCGGCCACGTTCTGGGTGCCGGATTCGTCAACAATGGTAAAGATGGTGGGGCCGCTTGTCTGCTTGATCTGGGCAACCTCGCCTTCGATGGCAACCGTCTTTCCCTGTTTTGTACCGAGATCGGCAATCCTGACCGTGGTGGACTTGCGCTCCACGGGCTGGACCTGGTACACCTGGATAAGCTGCTCTTCGAGATCGATGTTCCCGTTGGGCCGGATCTGCCGGACCCGGACAAGCACGGAATCTTTTTCCTTGTGCTCGGCCTTCATGCTGGTCTTGTGGACCAGGCCTTTTATCCGGTCATTGAGCTGGACAAACATCCCAAACGTGGCAAAGCCCTGGACCTTTCCCAGGTACGTATTGCCTTCCTCGACATCGGACAGGTCACAGCCAGGTGACAGCCGGTAAACAAGAGTATCTTCTTCCATGTTCTTTCTCCACACGCACGAAGCGAAACGAAACGATATGGTATGCGGCTTATCTTTGGTATTTGCATCGTTCAACGTATCCGGCACCGCGATTGAGGTGCCAGCGTGTACCAAGAATGGTCACCGGAGGGTTATGTTAGTTGTGATACAGTCAGCGGGATGAAAATGGCCGGTCTGAATTTATTAAAATCTTCAGGTGCTGAGCCGCCCTTTTTTTTGGATCTTTTAGTTCGCAACTGGAACTTTTCCGGGAAAAACTCTCCAACATTACCGGACTTTTTAAAATTGCCCGGCAAAGTTATCGAACTTTTCAAAAATTGTTCGCCAGGGTTGCCGGTCTTTTTAAAAAAAGTCTGGCAATGTGATCGATATTTTCGGAAAAAAGCCGGCAACGTGGTCGGACTTTTCCGGAAAGTCCATTGCCGGGACGCAGGCTCATGATTGCATCGTGGGGGCAGTCAACCCGCACATCCCAACGAGCGGGAAGTGCTGCCACCCCCGAAAGGACGCTTCCTCGGGGGAACAGGAGAAAGACTCATCCGGACAGATATTACCCTAATACCGGGGAAACAAAACAGGGCCCAATCTGCCCTTTTTGCCACCCCCTCTCCGGAAAAAAGATCCTCATATTCGCGTTTTTTCGGCCTTTTTGGGTACCGGAGGGGTAAAAGCACTGGTCAAAATTATCCTCGATTTTTGGGCCCTTGGTGGCCTATAGCTGACATCGAAACCGGGCGAATTTCGGCAAACGGGGCGATTATTAGGCGTATTTTCTACACAAACTGAAAAGAAGCATTTTACGGGGTTTTCCGGGAGGGGGTCGGATCCAAAAAGGGGAATCCGGGCCCAATTTGGACCCGGATTAGTGCAGACCGGATTAGGAGAAAGCGGGGGGTCGTAACCCCTTATGACTGCAAAAATACGGACATGAAATCGCAATGCTTGTATCTTCCATTAACAAATAGCCATTACTATTCCGGTGAGGCTGTTGGTTGTTGTTGACACAATAAATCCCGTATCCCCCGGGGGTATTGCCCTTCGGGAGGTTATCCGGGGGGAATTATCTTCAGTTCAGAAAAGCCGTGCCAACAGTATGACACCCCGGAGTCTGCGGGGGACAGAGGCCCTGACCCTTGGTGTCTGCATCCTGGTTAACCTTATCTTTTTTTTGACCCGGTCCGACTATTTCGGGCTTTTTATTGCGGCCAGTTTCTACCTCAACATGTACTATTTTATCACCCTGATCATCCCGACAAATTTTAATAAAACCAATCTGCCGGTTGCAGACTTCTCACGATTCCAGTCATGGCTCAGGGAGGTTGGCGTAACATCTGGCGCAACACAGTTTACCCGGTTGTTCATCAACTCGCTTTTCATCAACAGCCGGGCCCTGTCTTTAGGTATCGGGCTCGTCTTCTCCATCGATATCGTTTTCACCCTTTTCGATTATTCCCGGGGAGGAGTTCCCCTCCTGACAGCTGCAGCCGTAATCGCCCAGTGTGCGGTCATTGTCATCTTCTACCTGCTGGTCTGGAGGATGGAACCCTTTTCGACAACCTATGTAAAAAAAGTGGAGGGGGTAAAACTCAGCCTTCGCCGGAAGAAACTGCCGACACAGTTGATCACGATTATGTTTATCTTCGGTTTCTTAATGGCCATATTTCTCTTCCTTATTACCATCATCTGGTTACCGGGTGTTACCCTGCAGGCGTTCCTGAATTATTCCCAGCTGGCCCAGATCGAGAACCTCTTTGCCTTCATCGCCATCCTTGCGGTCAGCCAGTATTTCATTATCCGGTACATCCACGGCATAACCAGCAGGGCGATGGCAGAACGGCTCTTTGACTTCAAGGAAAGTGCACTAACTGATATCCTCGATGCGGAGAATACGGCTGCGTCGGAAATCCCGGGCCCGGATGAGAACCCGTTCGAGCTAAGCAAACTCCTGCTCGAAGTAAAGATCTTTACGGTAAACCGAAAAACGCTCGGTGGAGCCTTCCCGGTCTTCATCGTGGATCTTGACTTCTCAGTGATGCTGGACAGCACGACCCTGACCGCCATCAAGGGATATATTCTTGAGAAAAAAAGATGAACGTGCCCGCCAGGACAACATTCCCTGCATTTCCCGTCACGATCCCCCCGCCATCCGGCCTCACAGGCTCATAGGGAATGACAACAGTCCCGACAGCCTGACAGACACCCGGACAACACACAACCCGGATTCCCCAAAACCCGCAAGGTTCAGGACCGGTTGCAGGCATCATCCGGGTAATCTCCCGGTGCATCGGACCTGGTGACAGCCATCCTGTTTTCCTCCCGGCCGGAATCTTTCGAGCTGTCCTGTAAGTAGCATATATTCCCGGGAGGATCTGCACTATTCACGCCTCAGGTGTATCCGAGCCTGTGCCATTGTTCCGGCCCGGTACCGGCTCGTCCTCAAAATGCCGCCGGAAAAAGTCCAGCAACCGGTCAGGCGAAATTACCCGGATGTCCGGTGGCGACCCGGGCACCACAGACCCGGTAACCGTAAAGTACCTCCCCTGCATATAGAGTTCGACAGATCCTTTTTTCCTGCCTTTGAGTACTATCGCTGAACGGCCAATGACATGCACCCCGTGACCGGAAGGGCTCCATTCCGTATAGGAACCAAGGGATAATGCTTCCTGAACCATCGCATCAGTCGCATGATCGAAATCGATGCCGAAAATTCCCTCTCCCAGGACAAAGCCGATCCCGTCAAAGCCACCGGCGTTTACGGTGTTTTTTGCCTGCTCAAAAGTCCCCCATGTGGAGGGGACATTGACAAGTGCATGGCGCATTTTTCCCGGTGCCGGGACATACGGCGGTTTGGTAAGCTTCCCGTTCCGTTCTTCGTACCGCCAGACGACCCAGCGGTCAAGCCGGGTAAGATCTGCCGGGATATTCTCATACCGATCACGCATCTGCAAAAGATCAACCCCACAAAAAAAAGATGGTGCCAAAAGGATTCATGGTACACCGGCCAGCACTTCGAGGACTTAGCGATCGGTCAGATCATACCACTGTTCGTAGGCATCAGCGACAGCAAACGTACGGCTGCTGCGGATGTTGAGGCAGACCAGGTAATCCGCAAGCAAAGAAACCATCCCGGCAGCTGATGCAGATGCAGTAGGAACAGCGACAATGATACGGGCAGGCTCGCGGAAGCGGATGCTTTTTATCGCGGCAAGCATCGTAAACCCCGACGCAAGGCCGTCGTCTGTCAGGATGACGGTTTTCCCGGCGGGTGAAGGAAGCGCCACTCCTCCGGTAAACCGGGCTACCCGGTCACGTACATTTTCGCGTGTCTGAGCGATTGCCAGTCTGACTTCGGGTGCCTGAATCCCCAGTGCGGCACGCAGCTCTTCATTGATCAGCACCTCCCCGTCCCAGGTGATTGCCCCAAACCCCGATTCGGTACTGCCGGGGATCCGGATCTTTCTTACAATCGCCAGTGACAGGGGCGCACCGAGAGCGATTGCAACCTCTTTTCCGATCGGCACACCACCTGCAGGAATGGCAAGAACGAGCGGGTTGCGGATAGCGGGGAGAGTTTTTAAAAGCGCTCCCAGTTGTCTTCCTGCATCATGACGATCGGAAAAGACAAACCTCTGTTCCCGGAGCCGGGGATTGTCAAGTATCTCCCCCATATGCGGTTGCTCTGGATCCCATTGCACATAATGATTGCGGAGACCGGGGGCGCACATGCGGGGTCTCCCGGGCAACGAAAAAAGGGGTTCACATTCCCGGCTTTTTTTAGTTCTGCCAGGGAACATCCAGCATCAAGAGATCATCCGGGACAACAATAGTCCCGGTAAACGCAGCCTTTGCTTCGGCAGCGTGAGCAGAGGTGTCCGTGTACCGTGAGCTGATGTGGGTGAGGACAAGGGTCCGGGCATTCATGGCCGCTGCTGCCTGGCCGGCCTGCGCTGCGGTGGCGTGGTAGAATTCTGCGGCCCGTGCCTTTTCGCTCTCATCGTAGGTTGCATCGTGGATGAGGAGATCGGCATTTTTCCCGTACGCAACAAGGGCCGGGATAATCGGGCGGGTATCGCCGGTGTACACCACTTTCCGGCCCGGGCGGGGTTCGCCCATCACGTCCGAAGGCAGCACCTCCCGCTCCTCTCCGTCCTTTGTCACCTTCACGGTCTCGCCGCGCTGAAGCCGGCCAAAGAGCGGTCCTGCGGGGACGCCGAGTTCTATGGCATGCTCGCGATCGAACCGGCCCGGCCGCGGGTCTTCTTCGAGCACGTAGCCAAGCGCCGGCAGGCCGTGGCTTGCGGCAAAGGCGGTGATCGTGTAACCTTCAAAGCGCACCCATGAGCCCTCTTCGAGTTCGACAGAATCCAGGGTAAATTTGAGATTGAACCGGCTCACTTTCTTTACAGTCTCGACAAAGTCGTGCACCCAGGAAGGGCCGTAAATGGTCAAAGGTTCGGTACGGCCGTTAAAGGACATGGTCTGGACAAGGCCGAAGATCCCAAGGAAGTGATCGGCATGCCAGTGGGAGACAAAGATCGCATCGATGGTAAACCCGCACCGGGCCCGCATCATCTGCTGTTGGGCGCCTTCCCCGCAGTCAAAGAGGAGCGTATCGGTGCCGCGCCGGATCATGATGCAGGACGGGTTGCGCACCGGGGTAGGAAGCGCTCCCGCCGTCCCGAGGAAATAGACCTGGAGGGTCTCGCCACTCATACAAAATACTCCTTAAAGACTGCAAGGCTCTTTTTTGCCTCCTCAACCGAGCGGCC
Proteins encoded in this window:
- a CDS encoding methyl-accepting chemotaxis protein gives rise to the protein MTEQRPGRKALFVGAQAPAAVRTTPDEIAQKVRDLNEELALALKGAHAKKAVPPLDPAHFGSEYTTLVDAVNTAAAQMTAPAPGVPAPGEMLPEMLAEYGKKIDVLERRLEFMEKNNPVPMLIATPALDITEANAAYVALTGIPEDKIVKTNLHDFTITDRSGEGAREAIEKKRRAVGELTVTFPSGVHTLEQYCIPVLDSSGAVTSLVILYDDLTTKKKKNEEIERLKARSETIVQQNPMPIVLVDTGFIIKVVNDAFVALAGREKDQLLSRSLNDLAITQQAGDGLKKVLETGTRSEGEVVIESQGKAHRLRQYGIPIPGAKGAIENILVVYNDITGEKQEAGEGLDTRNLSEALIRENPIPILITDRSFTIISANTAFEKLSGYTPDRITGMNLRGIKIREQKGEGAGIAIREKRRASGEVTVDLPSGTKILEQYVMPLLDAKNSIEHLLLVYYDVTAQRASQQDLAKKMEEVAALKKRSDIIVMQNPMPIMLMDPSFKILMANEAYTNLTGLSKEKIHGMSAREFKILSQSGEGLKKVLEKKARSYGEVTIEFPRGLRILEQYGIPMLDAQQNLSTILCVYVDVTARREQENKIRAMMDEAKANAELLSASAAELQTGLARIAAGDLTYQLSIDEADPLVRLKKDYNSSVAAIRSVIAELMQSIRKLDVTIQDTIKSTDEIAKATEQVAISSQKATDNSKEQLAGVEKISVTVSDISASIEEIASTSHDVMAHAGKAAEEGSHAASVGKTATDKMQAVEKISQQSVNEITALNEQMRQITKIVNLITDIANQTNLLALNAAIEAARAGEHGRGFAVVAGEVKNLAGESKKASNQIETLIKAIQTKSEVTATSIQDSFVQIKGGIESVNMTVESLNKIIAEASVVSQGLAEITKATESQAQATSGLMAGIDTLRRSTENNQHRMEDMAALAQETSASTEEIASASAELSIMAERCSGMMKEFHT
- a CDS encoding CheR family methyltransferase, translated to MTLEKDDGFSALKRYIEQTLKIQCSNYKEDYIKRRLLSRMRSTGTSAYDEYLRYLREHEPELENLRNALTINVTEFFRDADVYNLIKKEVFPALFKGRKTIRIWCAGCSTGEEPYSLAMMLSDMMAADKTISGQIFATDIDEVVLKKAKEGIYPEKSMGKLSETQVHRHFTKLPDGNFQVKPHLQSLIRFRPHDLMSGQPISRYLDMISCRNVTIYFTEKQKDELAKMFHAALVPGGYYVMGKTEYLGREVEGLFSPVNSIQKIYTRKD
- a CDS encoding DUF7123 family protein; its protein translation is MSTGTNIRDKYNETQHKIVSYLHTGINKGKHYFKSKYIAKDLGLSPKEVGTNMAILADMCKELSIIRWSYSNSTTWMVTPRAL
- a CDS encoding DHH family phosphoesterase, producing MEEDTLVYRLSPGCDLSDVEEGNTYLGKVQGFATFGMFVQLNDRIKGLVHKTSMKAEHKEKDSVLVRVRQIRPNGNIDLEEQLIQVYQVQPVERKSTTVRIADLGTKQGKTVAIEGEVAQIKQTSGPTIFTIVDESGTQNVAAFVEAGVRAFPEVELNMIVKVIGEVMMRNNQLQIEADAVTALSDEEEKTVRARIETALDARAEPENIKPMVKSDVLDSLMPEMRKVAKIIRRAVFTAQPIILRHHADADGICSAVAIEQAVVSLIRESGGDFDADYYLFKRAPSKAPFYEIEDITRDLDFALKDHARFGQKMPLVILTDNGSTEEDEPSYKIASVYEIPFVVIDHHHPDATIDKYLVGHVNPYHVGGDFGVTAGMLGTEVARLINPRVEPLIRHLPAVAAVGDRSEAPERGHYLALVRDQYPEQACKDIALALDYEQFWLRFNDGREIVKDVLDLVGNHERHIKLVGLLVDGANAMIEDQMNACMPHVVPRVLKNEAKLFLIDVEIHAHKFTFPPPGKTSGEVHDRLCRQNEGKPVVTIGFGPDFAVLRSRGVHMNIPRMVRELHNEIPGGGISGGGHLVVGSIKFVEGMREPVLEALIAKIAEAPVQQ
- a CDS encoding phosphoribosyltransferase, with translation MGEILDNPRLREQRFVFSDRHDAGRQLGALLKTLPAIRNPLVLAIPAGGVPIGKEVAIALGAPLSLAIVRKIRIPGSTESGFGAITWDGEVLINEELRAALGIQAPEVRLAIAQTRENVRDRVARFTGGVALPSPAGKTVILTDDGLASGFTMLAAIKSIRFREPARIIVAVPTASASAAGMVSLLADYLVCLNIRSSRTFAVADAYEQWYDLTDR
- the rnz gene encoding ribonuclease Z — translated: MSGETLQVYFLGTAGALPTPVRNPSCIMIRRGTDTLLFDCGEGAQQQMMRARCGFTIDAIFVSHWHADHFLGIFGLVQTMSFNGRTEPLTIYGPSWVHDFVETVKKVSRFNLKFTLDSVELEEGSWVRFEGYTITAFAASHGLPALGYVLEEDPRPGRFDREHAIELGVPAGPLFGRLQRGETVKVTKDGEEREVLPSDVMGEPRPGRKVVYTGDTRPIIPALVAYGKNADLLIHDATYDESEKARAAEFYHATAAQAGQAAAAMNARTLVLTHISSRYTDTSAHAAEAKAAFTGTIVVPDDLLMLDVPWQN